A region from the Lycium barbarum isolate Lr01 chromosome 8, ASM1917538v2, whole genome shotgun sequence genome encodes:
- the LOC132607185 gene encoding uncharacterized protein LOC132607185: protein MALTFETSVSMIWQDTCLFLTPSPLLFFFSLNILHKPCSLMSLFLLMNYEEIHKTTPSASDSTFSGDMEDEDEDEVVECEWEAAEVLACLSHSVIGDIELAHIREQIGYWAVKTVTGAKNRLKV, encoded by the exons ATGGCTTTAACCTTTGAGACTAGTGTCTCAATGATCTGGCAGGACACGTGTCTCTTCCTCACCCCTTCtcctcttctcttttttttttctctcaacaTTCTTCACAAACCTTGCTCCCTCATGTCTTTGTTTCTGCTCATGAACTACGAAGAGATACACAAAACAACGCCATCTGCTTCGGACAGTACATTTTCAGGCGATATGgaggatgaagatgaagatgaagtgGTGGAATGTGAGTGGGAAGCAGCAGAGGTGTTAGCTTGTTTGTCCCATTCCGTTATTGGTGACATTGAACTCGCTCATATTCGT GAGCAAATTGGTTATTGGGCAGTGAAAACAGTAACAG GAGCAAAGAATAGACTTAAAGTTTGA
- the LOC132607184 gene encoding IQ domain-containing protein IQM3-like, giving the protein MEFETHIPSINSFLDSTNVANGRNCQWTDSAGDEMMTRHTEAALTMQKVYRSYRTRRMLADSALVAEELWWQAIDYARLNHSTISFFDVPETAASRWNRVSLNASKVGKGLSRDEKAQKLAFQHWIEAIDPRHRYGHSLHLYYEEWCKTDAGQPFFYWLDLGDGKKVDLKECPRSKLQKQSIKYLGPQEREHYEYVVADGKILHNRTGNHLDTTNGLPGAKWIFVMSTSKRLYAGVKEKGIFHHSSFLAGGATLAAGRLVVKDGVLKSISAYSGHYRPTDDRLDSFLSVLKEKGVNLDEVEIKRPKEEDESYEEGQSSDSHSVSELSTISESSSQVDIRKEEEKDTSSELVRSPQAEKPSSYKRTLSGGLESPRAEVPKTAILQRINSKKSSKSYQLGHQLSLAWSTGAGPRIGCISDYPTELRYQALELTNLSPRPCSASSTPRPIDALLSPTCA; this is encoded by the exons ATGGAATTCGAAACTCACATTCCATCCATTAACTCCTTTTTGGACAGTACAAATGTTGCTAATGGCCGGAATTGTCAGTGGACTGACTCCGCCGGAGATGAGATGATGACACGTCATACGGAAGCGGCACTGACCATGCAGAAGGTATACAGGAGTTATCGCACCCGGCGTATGTTAGCAGATTCTGCTTTGGTTGCTGAAGAACTCTG GTGGCAAGCGATAGATTATGCTAGATTGAATCACAGTACAATTTCTTTCTTCGATGTACCTGAGACGGCGGCTTCACGGTGGAATCGTGTCAGCTTAAATGCTTCCAAG GTTGGTAAGGGATTGTCCAGAGATGAAAAAGCTCAGAAATTAGCGTTTCAGCACTGGATTGAAGCA ATTGACCCACGCCACCGTTACGGGCATAGCTTGCATTTGTACTATGAAGAGTGGTGTAAAACTGATGCTGGTCAGCCCTTTTTCTATTG GTTGGATCTTGGAGATGGCAAAAAGGTTGATCTCAAAGAATGTCCGAGATCTAAGCTTCAGAAACAAAGTATTAAGTATCTTGGACCA CAAGAGAGAGAACATTATGAATATGTAGTGGCTGATGGGAAAATACTGCATAACCGAACTGGAAATCATCTTGATACAACCAATGGGTTGCCAGGGGCAAAATGGATTTTCGTAATGAGCACCTCAAAGAGACTCTATGCTGGAGTG AAGGAGAAAGGAATATTTCATCATTCCAGCTTTCTTGCTGGTGGGGCTACTTTAGCTGCTGGAAGACTAGTGGTAAAGGATGGGGTACTTAAG TCTATTTCAGCATATAGCGGGCATTATCGGCCAACTGATGATAGACTTGACAGCTTTTTATCAGTTCTGAAGGAAAAGGGAGTCAACCTGGATGAGGTTGAG ATAAAAAGGCCAAAAGAAGAAGATGAGAGCTATGAAGAGGGACAGTCATCTGACAGTCACTCTGTGTCTGAACTTTCAACTATATCAGAATCCTCTTCTCAAGTTGATATTCGGAAGGAAGAGGAAAAAGATACCTCCTCAGAATTAGTGAGAAGTCCACAAGCTGAAAAGCCAAGTAGCTATAAGAGAACACTCTCGGGTGGTCTTGAGAGCCCGAGAGCGGAGGTGCCAAAAACTGCAATACTGCAAAGGATTAATTCGAAGAAGTCATCAAAGTCGTATCAACTGGGTCATCAACTCTCCCTGGCATGGTCAACAGGTGCTGGCCCAAGGATTGGATGCATTTCTGACTACCCGACTGAACTAAGGTATCAGGCCTTGGAACTGACGAACCTCTCACCTAGACCTTGTTCTGCATCATCAACTCCTAGGCCAATTGATGCTCTTTTATCACCTACTTGTGCCTAA
- the LOC132608304 gene encoding uncharacterized protein LOC132608304: protein MAIETIEIPASAGTTNTTISTDSTRILFHPDDYTHQFHLLYVHPSELLASSLVSELFDGTCYGSWHRSILFAFSVRNKLDFIHGTSERPAEGSPLLRQWQRCNDLVVAWLVNSVTKEIQRSVVYSEFAKDIWRELEDRYGKADGVRSNTLMMKPLPSIDTTYSIFLSDEKQRQVCTSSSFPSESASFHVSSSSNGGPRPQFNTKANYDSQKTSLFCKYCKRSGHLMEKCHRLHGYPSHFKFTKSSGPKKVAANVACDYSPALVPFAECSDN from the exons ATGGCAATTGAGACCATTGAGATCCCTGCTAGTGCTGGTACCACGAACACAACTATATCTACTGATTCCACTCGTATCTTGTTTCATCCTGACGATTATACGCATCAATTTCATCTTTTATATGTGCATCCATCTGAATTGTTAGCCTCATCTCTTGTGTCTGAATTATTTGATGGAACATGCTATGGGAGTTGGCACAGGTCGATTTTATTCGCTTTTTCAGTTAGAAATAAGCTTGACTTTATTCATGGTACTTCTGAGAGACCTGCTGAAGGTTCTCCTCTACTAAGACAATGGCAGCGCTGCAATGATTTAGTTGTTGCTTGGCTAGTCAATTCTGTAACTAAGGAAATACAAAGATCTGTTGTCTATTCTGAATTTGCTAAGGACATTTGGAGAGAACTTGAGGATAGATATGGTAAGGCTGATGGG GTTAGGAGCAATACATTGATGATGAAACCTCTACCCTCTATTGACACCACCTATAGCATCTTTTTGAGTGATGAGAAACAGAGGCAAGTGTGCACAAGCTCTTCCTTTCCATCTGAATCTGCATCTTTCCATGTTTCCTCCTCCAGTAATGGTGGTCCTAGGCCTCAATTTAATACCAAAGCCAACTATGATTCCCAAAAGACTTCCCTGTTTTGCAAATATTGCAAGAGATCTGGACATCTCATGGAGAAATGTCACAGACTCCATGGTTACCCTTCACATTTTAAGTTCACCAAGAGTTCAGGTCCCAAGAAGGTTGCTGCTAATGTTGCCTGTGATTATTCACCTGCCTTGGTTCCTTTTGCTGAATGTTCtgataattag